One genomic segment of Deltaproteobacteria bacterium includes these proteins:
- the raiA gene encoding ribosome-associated translation inhibitor RaiA: MQKSVTFINLASSETLKAYASDKLDRFDKYLQNPAKANVVLTVNKFRHIAEINISADGFTINAHEETSDMYSAIDMALDKIDKQIKKNKTKFKKRRSTAAKSKALLYDSADTAPSIDVDQDLPELTRIESIEYKPMDRDEAVLQMRLIKDSFLVFTNAQTEQVNVLYRLKDGNFGLIQPSS; encoded by the coding sequence ATGCAGAAGTCAGTAACCTTCATTAATCTCGCTTCATCAGAAACTCTGAAAGCCTACGCGTCTGACAAGCTTGATCGGTTCGACAAGTACCTGCAAAACCCAGCCAAGGCAAACGTTGTTTTGACTGTGAATAAATTTCGGCACATAGCTGAAATAAACATCAGCGCAGATGGATTCACTATCAACGCACACGAAGAGACCTCTGATATGTATTCGGCTATAGATATGGCTCTAGACAAGATCGATAAGCAGATCAAGAAGAACAAAACAAAATTCAAAAAACGTCGATCAACGGCCGCCAAGTCCAAGGCCCTGCTCTATGATAGCGCGGATACGGCGCCCTCAATAGATGTGGATCAGGATCTGCCTGAACTCACGAGAATCGAGAGTATCGAGTATAAACCCATGGATAGGGATGAGGCGGTTTTGCAAATGCGGTTGATCAAGGACAGCTTTTTGGTTTTTACCAATGCTCAGACCGAGCAGGTCAATGTTCTATATCGCCTCAAAGACGGTAATTTCGGTTTGATTCAGCCCAGTTCGTAA
- a CDS encoding PTS sugar transporter subunit IIA, with the protein MRILDSLKEGAIVAELNATDKKGVLSELTASLADASGLKQEELLRVLLERERLGSTGIGGGIAIPHGKLKPLQSMLMGFGRSRKGVDFDAMDGKPTHLFFLLLAPEDSTGGHLKMLARISRLLKNMVFKERLMNAADWRELYMVIEKEDQEF; encoded by the coding sequence ATGAGAATCCTGGACTCACTCAAAGAAGGGGCCATTGTTGCCGAACTGAATGCTACTGACAAGAAGGGGGTGTTGAGCGAACTTACCGCTTCCCTTGCAGATGCCTCCGGTCTGAAACAGGAGGAATTGCTTCGTGTTCTTTTGGAGCGGGAGCGCCTCGGCAGCACCGGCATTGGGGGCGGCATCGCTATCCCTCATGGCAAGTTGAAACCTTTGCAGTCCATGTTGATGGGATTCGGGCGGAGTCGCAAGGGTGTGGACTTTGATGCCATGGACGGAAAACCTACCCACCTCTTCTTTCTGTTGCTGGCCCCAGAGGATTCCACCGGTGGTCATCTCAAGATGCTTGCCAGGATATCCCGCTTGCTCAAGAACATGGTGTTCAAAGAACGGCTCATGAACGCTGCCGACTGGCGGGAGCTTTACATGGTGATTGAAAAGGAAGACCAGGAGTTTTGA